Genomic segment of Laribacter hongkongensis DSM 14985:
CCCGGCAGAGAGGGACAACTGCCTGAGCGACCATCCGGCTTTGTGCAGCGCTGCAATGATGTCCGCACGATGCCAGTCCTCTTGGACTGCTTTTTTTGCAGGTATCAGTGCATCCATTCCTTTACTCCAAATAGGTTGGGAATAGGTGCATGCTACCTGAAAACAGGTTCAATGCAATCCGTTTTCAGGTTGTTTTCAGGTTTTTCTTCGTGCTGAAAACGAGTGATTACAGCTAAACCATTTAAAATCAGGCTTTTATGACAAACCTTAAAGCGCCACAAGATAACCAGTTTCCGCTTTCAGGTTCCACTAACAAACCTGAAAACGAACGATTCGAGCTTGGGGCTCGGCTAAAGGAAGTGCGCAAGGCACGCAATGTCTCGAGAAATGAGGCAGCAGCAGCAGTTGGCGTGTCCGTATCAACCATGCAGGCGTGGGAGGCTGGCGAACGCGAACCAGACGCCACCAAGCTTTCATCTTTTGTTCGGCATTACGGCGTGCGTGCCGATTGGCTGCTGTTTGGTGATGGGGGCATGTTCAAGCCTGCCGCCCCGACGCAGGCGGAAAGCCCAAGGAGTGAGGTTGATTGCCCATGCCTGGATACGCTGGGTAATCCAGTAAATCTTCAGGACTTCGTTTTCATCCCCCGTTACAACCTCAAGGCATCCGCTGGGCACGGCCTAGATGCGAACGGTGAAAAGCCTATATTTTCA
This window contains:
- a CDS encoding XRE family transcriptional regulator, producing the protein MTNLKAPQDNQFPLSGSTNKPENERFELGARLKEVRKARNVSRNEAAAAVGVSVSTMQAWEAGEREPDATKLSSFVRHYGVRADWLLFGDGGMFKPAAPTQAESPRSEVDCPCLDTLGNPVNLQDFVFIPRYNLKASAGHGLDANGEKPIFSMAFRRYWIDNFLRIDPHDLSVLSVKGDSMEGVLNDRDVILINHADNAPKDGLYVLRIDGDLVVKRLQRKPGGKIGIISANEAYAPYDIDLNDLPNDFAIVGRVVWFGRQL